TGTATCAACTTGATGTTCGGGGACATTTTCAGGGAAAAACCCTTCTCTACAGTTTTTGGCCAGGGCGTTAGGTTACATTCTTATATTTCTCAGCGGCCCTTGTTATTGAATATGATGAGAAGATTCACCATGcaaaaaaatttggtgaaaccgGGCAAGACAAGGTTCGCCACTGCTTTCTTGACTCTGCATAGTATCCACTGTCAAAAAAAACAATTTGAGAAAGATGGTCACTTCAGAGGAATGGAGCAAGAGTAAATTTGCAAAGGAAAGTGCGGGGAAAGAGGTTGCACGCAttattctttcttattctttttggAATAATGTCCTTCATGCTCTTAAAATTGGTGGCCCTTTGGTTAAAGTTCTCCGTTTGGTGGATGGGGAGCAAAAACCATCAATGGGCTACCTCTATGAAGCTATGGATAGGGCCAAGGAGACTATTCAAGCATCATTCAGTGATGAGCAGAAATATGCAAAGGTCTTTCAGATCATTGATGCAAGATGGGATGAGCAACTTCATAGACCTTTGCATGCAGCTGGACTTATTCTGAACCCATCACTCTTTTATGAGCAGCATGAGAAGAATTCATTGGCTAAAGAAGTGTGGACAGGATTCCATCAGGTTGTTATCAAGTTGAACCCAGATGAAGACTTGCAAGAAAAGATAGTAGATCAGCTTGCTATTTACAAGGCAGCTGAAGGACTTTTTAAGCTCCGAC
Above is a window of Nicotiana tabacum cultivar K326 chromosome 8, ASM71507v2, whole genome shotgun sequence DNA encoding:
- the LOC107785328 gene encoding uncharacterized protein LOC107785328; amino-acid sequence: MVTSEEWSKSKFAKESAGKEVARIILSYSFWNNVLHALKIGGPLVKVLRLVDGEQKPSMGYLYEAMDRAKETIQASFSDEQKYAKVFQIIDARWDEQLHRPLHAAGLILNPSLFYEQHEKNSLAKEVWTGFHQVVIKLNPDEDLQEKIVDQLAIYKAAEGLFKLRLAIKQRTTKSPVEWWDQYGVETPELQAFAIKVLSLTCSSSGCERNWSVFEHIHTKKRNRLTLKRLHNLVFIKYNRALRRRYNHRNIIDPILLDNIDEANEWLTGVPENCEGEEVFEGDSDFTWGDVAVGSGVGEDPYGLRRYTPSSSSIRKGKVWLLQVDPYP